A region from the Medicago truncatula cultivar Jemalong A17 chromosome 6, MtrunA17r5.0-ANR, whole genome shotgun sequence genome encodes:
- the LOC25496479 gene encoding sister chromatid cohesion protein SCC4, protein MEAPAEGLWGLADHHEKLGQIAKAVKCLEAICQSDVSFYPIIEVKTRLRIATILLHHSHNVHHAKSHLQGCQLLLKSTQTCLELKCKVYSLLSQCYHLVGDIKYQKKILFEGLQLAASSAGNNEFSMKLWSCNFNSQLANALSTEGDYRGSVSAIERGYVCASKVPYPEMQMFFSTSLLHACLMHTDDNSLVAQAINKCNEIWESILPDQRRQCPGLFFYNELLQIFYHMRLCDYKKVEPHVDKLDAAVKAYREQLLGDKLQLAPPPIDGEWLPKSAVFALVDLIVVVFGRPKGNFKDCGKRIQSGMHIIQDELVKLGITNCLREADLDRSSIHMAGVYLMLLIQFLENEVAIELTRAQFSAAQEALIQMKNWFTRFLTILMPCECIIEILRGQYAHSVGCYNKAVFHFSEAVELTDSKSMQAMCKVYEAISYICIGDAESTSKADHLIRPFYEVVDSTVGAREKTGVLFTYGLLLIKQRDLPEARLVTGLKLMHTSLGNIQLMSQYLRTLGSLALEIHDTVQAKEILRSSLTLAKKLYDVPTQVWVLSVLTDLYKELGEKENQMENAEYQTKKARDLEKRLADAQASIYHNEINGVGELVVNATDVQRNAHKELMKKDCKALFLIQQSLDEGNFERISKSLSSKEAWDILSKYHEGDDKVKLIKLQSLRRKFELLQMEDDHKIYEYISKLINLVNQMKACSEAITDQQIVEKIMRTLSSRFDFIVVAIQESKDVKTLKIEELQVH, encoded by the exons ATGGAAGCACCAGCAGAAGGGTTATGGGGACTAGCAGACCATCACGAAAAGCTAGGTCAAATAGCAAAGGCAGTAAAATGCCTAGAAGCAATCTGTCAAAGCGATGTTTCTTTCTACCCAATCATCGAAGTCAAAACTCGTCTTCGTATTGCCACTATCCTTCTTCACCATTCCCACAACGTTCATCATGCTAAATCTCACCTACAAGGATGT caaTTGCTCTTGAAGTCGACACAGACTTGTTTAGAATTGAAGTGTAAAGTTTATAGTTTGTTAAGTCAATGTTATCATCTTGTTGGAGATATTAAATATCAgaaaaaaattttgtttgagGGTCTTCAACTTGCTGCCTCTTCTGCTGGAAATAATGA GTTTTCAATGAAGTTGTGGTCTTGCAACTTCAACTCACAGCTTGCAAATGCTCTGTCAACTGAAGGAGACTACCGGGGTTCAGTCTCGGCCATAGAACGTGGATATGTCTGTGCTAGTAAAGTACCCTACCCAGAGATGCAG ATGTTCTTTTCCACTTCATTATTGCATGCTTGCCTAATGCATACGGATGATAATAGTTTGGTTGCTCAAGCTATTAATAAATGCAATGAGATTTGGGAGTCAATTCTGCCTGATCAA AGACGACAATGCCCTGGATTGTTCTTTTATAATGAATTACTCCAGATATTCTATCACATGCGGCTATGTGATTACAAGAAGGTTGAACCTCATGTAGACAAACTGGATGCTGCTGTGAAGGCTTATAGAGAGCAATTGCTAGGAGATAAGCTTCAGTTAGCACCGCCTCCTATTGATGGGGAATGGCTTCCGAAAAGTGCCGTCTTTGCACTAGTTGATCTGATAGTTGTTGTATTTGGGCGCCCAAAAGGAAATTTTAAGGATTGTGGAAAGCGCATACAATCTGGGATGCATATAATTCAAG ATGAGTTAGTGAAGCTTGGAATAACTAATTGTCTCAGAG AAGCGGATTTGGATCGCTCTTCCATCCATATGGCTGGAGTATACTTAATGCTACTGATTCAGTTTCTTGAAAACGAAGTGGCAATAGAGCTCACACGAGCACAATTTTCCGCAGCACAAGAG GCTTTGATACAGATGAAAAATTGGTTCACGAGGTTTCTGACTATATTGATGCCATGTGAATGCATCATTGAGATCCTTAGAGGCCAATACGCTCATTCCGTTGGCTGTTATAACAAAGCGGTCTTTCATTTTTCTGAAGCAGTAGAG CTCACGGATAGCAAATCAATGCAAGCTATGTGCAAAGTTTATGAAGCTATTTCTTATATATGCATTGGTGATGCAGAATCTACTTCGAAG GCAGATCATTTGATTAGGCCATTTTACGAAGTAGTAGATTCAACTGTAGGAGCTAGAGAGAAAACAGGTGTTCTTTTTACTTATGgtttattattgattaaacaACGAGATCTACCAGAAGCAAG ATTGGTGACGGGTTTGAAACTGATGCATACTTCTTTAGGGAACATTCAACTTATGTCCCAATATTTGAGAACCCTCGGAAGTTTGGCCCTTGAAATTCATGACACGGTACAAGCCAAAGAGATATTGCGGTCGTCCTTGACCTTGGCAAAGAAGCTTTACGATGTTCCAACTCAAGTCTGGGTGCTGTCTGTTTTGACAG ATTTATATAAAGAATTAGGAGAAAAGGAAAACCAAATGGAGAATGCTGAGTATCAGACAAAAAAAGCAAGAGATTTGGAAAAGAGATTAGCCGATGCACAAGCATCCATTTATCATAATGAAATA AATGGTGTAGGTGAATTAGTTGTGAATGCCACTGATGTGCAAAGGAACGCACATAAGGAATTGATGAAGAAAGATTGCAAGGCTTTGTTCTTGATTCAACAAAGTCTTGATGAAGGAAACTTTGAAAGAATCTCAAAATCATTGAGTTCAAAGGAAGCATGGGACATTCTTTCAAAGTATCATGAAGGTGATGATAAAGTGAAGTTGATTAAGCTTCAATCACTGAGAAGGAAATTTGAGCTATTGCAAATGGAAGATGATCATAAGATTTATGAATACATCTCTAAACTCATCAATCTTGTGAATCAGATGAAGGCTTGTAGTGAAGCTATCACTGATCAACAGATAGTTGAAAAGATTATGAGGACCCTATCTTCAAGGTTTGATTTCATTGTGGTGGCAATTCAGGAATCAAAAGATGTTAAGACATTGAAGATTGAGGAGCTGCAGGTTCATTAG